In one window of Gammaproteobacteria bacterium DNA:
- a CDS encoding SDR family oxidoreductase, which translates to MTDRFDARTLIVTGASRGIGVAVSRCLLEKGATVIGIARDFERCTIDNVRFRPVPLDLAQVSALPDVLSQLAKTYAEVTGLVCCAGRGRFGSLEQFAYRDISELVDLNLTSQIYVVRAFMPVIKRNGGGDVVLMGSEAALSGGRYGAVYSATKFAVRGFAQALRHECAAANVRITVINPGMVRTGFFDSLEFEPGADPENFIEPEDVAGAIIGALSARRETVVDEINLSPLKRVVHKKTNNI; encoded by the coding sequence ATGACCGATCGATTTGATGCGCGGACGCTGATCGTGACAGGTGCCAGTCGCGGCATCGGTGTTGCTGTTAGTCGGTGCCTGTTGGAAAAAGGCGCCACCGTTATCGGCATCGCACGAGATTTTGAGCGCTGCACAATAGACAATGTGCGGTTTCGACCAGTGCCGCTTGATCTCGCTCAAGTGTCGGCGCTGCCTGATGTTCTTTCACAACTGGCAAAAACCTACGCAGAAGTCACGGGGCTCGTTTGTTGTGCAGGCAGAGGGCGGTTCGGTTCTCTTGAACAGTTTGCTTACAGGGATATCAGTGAACTGGTTGATCTCAATCTGACCAGTCAGATATATGTTGTCCGTGCTTTTATGCCAGTCATCAAACGCAACGGGGGTGGCGACGTGGTTCTGATGGGATCCGAAGCAGCACTGTCCGGTGGCCGATATGGGGCGGTTTACTCGGCGACCAAATTTGCAGTTCGGGGGTTCGCTCAGGCACTGCGACACGAGTGTGCTGCAGCAAATGTACGGATCACGGTCATCAATCCCGGTATGGTGCGAACAGGATTTTTCGACTCCCTCGAATTTGAACCTGGCGCTGATCCCGAAAACTTTATCGAACCCGAAGATGTGGCGGGCGCTATCATTGGGGCACTTTCGGCACGAAGGGAGACCGTGGTGGATGAAATCAACCTGTCACCCCTGAAAAGGGTGGTTCACAAAAAAACCAACAACATCTAG
- a CDS encoding DNA photolyase, with protein MIDTIYVENAVARHERAENMIRRFPDAAYVTCDRYQEVFNPKAQNFRLQKKKPALILAKKFGASVLPAPEGYGIGGEHNYYFSHMLNCIYDCRYCFLQGMYRSAHYVVFVNYEHFFDGMAEKLKIHAGEDVWFFSGYDCDSLALEPVTGFVRELLVWLRRHPRAQVELRTKSTQIRSLFESAPLPNVVIAYSLTPDLTAATLEHKAPSVEKRLAALTELAQRGWNVGLRFDPVLYELHYQDLYQRLFEDVFDRVPENRIHSVTLGPFRMPKPYFRNVTRLYPDEALFAGPFESRDKMISYSMDCEQQMMSFCYDQLLRYTAADKIYTCSPSSRQGVTNSQGQSDPIGRSDDRSI; from the coding sequence ATGATAGATACCATTTATGTGGAAAACGCCGTTGCACGGCATGAACGCGCCGAAAACATGATCCGGCGCTTCCCGGATGCGGCGTATGTCACCTGCGATCGGTACCAGGAGGTATTCAATCCTAAGGCACAGAACTTTCGCCTGCAGAAAAAAAAGCCTGCGCTGATACTGGCCAAAAAGTTCGGCGCCTCAGTCTTGCCGGCACCGGAGGGATACGGTATCGGCGGTGAGCACAACTACTATTTCTCGCATATGTTGAACTGCATTTATGATTGCAGATACTGCTTTCTACAGGGCATGTATCGTTCTGCACATTACGTCGTGTTCGTTAATTACGAACACTTTTTTGATGGCATGGCGGAAAAACTCAAAATCCATGCAGGCGAAGACGTTTGGTTTTTTTCCGGTTACGACTGCGACAGCCTGGCGCTGGAGCCTGTGACCGGATTTGTTCGAGAACTGCTGGTTTGGTTACGTCGGCACCCGCGTGCACAGGTAGAACTGCGGACCAAGAGTACCCAGATCAGAAGTCTGTTTGAATCCGCACCGTTACCCAATGTGGTGATTGCTTACAGTCTTACACCGGATCTGACTGCAGCAACGCTCGAACACAAGGCACCGTCAGTTGAAAAACGACTCGCTGCATTGACCGAACTTGCACAACGCGGCTGGAACGTTGGTCTTCGCTTTGATCCGGTGCTCTATGAATTGCACTACCAGGATCTTTATCAGAGACTTTTCGAAGATGTCTTCGATCGGGTCCCGGAGAACCGTATTCATTCGGTTACGTTGGGACCGTTCCGCATGCCGAAACCGTATTTCCGCAACGTCACCCGTCTGTATCCGGACGAAGCATTGTTTGCCGGCCCCTTTGAATCGCGCGATAAAATGATCTCTTACAGTATGGATTGTGAGCAACAGATGATGAGCTTCTGTTATGACCAGTTATTGCGCTATACCGCCGCTGACAAGATTTATACTTGTTCGCCGTCATCCCGCCAAGGGGTCACCAACAGCCAAGGTCAGAGTGATCCGATAGGAAGGAGCGATGACCGATCGATTTGA